The following proteins are encoded in a genomic region of Oncorhynchus masou masou isolate Uvic2021 chromosome 32, UVic_Omas_1.1, whole genome shotgun sequence:
- the LOC135526462 gene encoding protein sprouty homolog 1-like, with product MALQSQHGPGGSLVVIQQPSLEDRQRSDYERELQHAAILSLDQIKAIRSSNEYTEGPSVVRRPPAPRMVPRPDKQQERTHEVILVNVNNNYEHRPVGQGHHGGVVVVAGGQQCSTRAPGLNRSTSTGSAASSGSNSSVSSEQGLLARSPPSRPGMVALHQHHHRAERAQPVRTQPKALLTSQQGSHPLPPLEAPLKPSGKGDMASGHQFICECCGKCKCGDCTAPRTLPSCLACNGQCLCSAESALEHGTCMCLVKGIFYHCSNDDEGDSCADHPCSLSRSHCCSRFLCMGLLSVLFPCLLCYPPVKGCLKACQGCYDQVNRPGCRCKNSNTVYCKLERWSHQAQEKPS from the coding sequence ATGGCGCTCCAAAGTCAACATGGCCCTGGCGGTTCATTAGTGGTGATTCAGCAGCCTTCCCTGGAGGACCGGCAGAGGTCGGATTACGAGCGGGAGCTCCAACATGCCGCTATCCTTTCCTTGGACCAAATCAAGGCCATCCGCTCCAGCAACGAGTACACAGAAGGCCCCTCGGTGGTCCGGAGGCCCCCTGCGCCCCGCATGGTGCCCAGGCCCGACAAACAGCAGGAGAGGACTCACGAGGTGATTCTCGTCAATGTGAACAACAACTACGAGCACCGGCCGGTAGGGCAGGGCCACCACGGTGGGGTTGTAGTAGTGGCTGGGGGCCAGCAGTGTAGCACCAGGGCCCCGGGCCTTAATCGCTCCACCAGTACAGGTAGTGCGGCTAGCTCAGGGAGCAACAGTAGTGTATCCTCTGAGCAGGGACTCCTGGCCCGCTCACCTCCCTCTAGGCCAGGGATGGTGGCcctccaccagcaccaccacagaGCCGAGCGTGCTCAGCCTGTTCGGACTCAGCCCAAGGCGCTGCTAACCTCCCAGCAGGGCTCGCACCCGCTGCCGCCACTGGAAGCACCGCTCAAGCCCTCAGGGAAAGGGGACATGGCCTCTGGCCACCAGTTCATCTGCGAATGCTGTGGGAAGTGCAAGTGTGGAGACTGCACAGCCCCAAGAACCCTGCCCTCATGCCTGGCCTGCAACGGCCAGTGCCTGTGCTCGGCGGAGAGCGCCCTGGAGCATGGCACGTGCATGTGCCTGGTCAAGGGCATCTTCTACCACTGTTCCAACGACGACGAGGGGGACTCGTGTGCCGACCACCCCTGCTCGCTGTCACGCTCCCACTGCTGCTCACGCTTCCTCTGCATGGGATTACTGTCGGTACTGTTCCCCTGTTTGCTGTGCTACCCGCCCGTCAAGGGCTGCCTGAAGGCGTGCCAGGGCTGCTACGACCAAGTCAACAGGCCCGGCTGCCGCTGCAAGAACTCCAACACTGTCTATTGCAAACTGGAGCGCTGGTCCCACCAGGCCCAGGAAAAGCCTTCctga